A window of Aurantibacillus circumpalustris genomic DNA:
ACAATAACTACAAATCTTTTATATTGGGAATAATTACCTTTTTCCGGCCTTCGTAAACAATCTTTCCTTTTTCAACCAGTTTATTAATGATGGTTGTCACCGATTGCCGCGACGAGGCAGTGTAGTCTGCAATATCTTGATGGGTTAACATCATTTCCATTTCAACCATATTACCTGTTACTTTTCCATGATGACTGGCGTAATTTTTAAAAAAATCGAGTACTCTTGTATCTACATCTTTAAAAATAAGGTCTTCATACTTTTGTTGAAACGAAATAAGTTTTTCGTTAACGGCATCTGCGTACTTAAGCGAAAGATTAGGATTGTTTTTAAGCACACTCTTAAAATTATCGATTTCGAAAAAACAAAGTTTTACCTGATCGCTAAGAACCTTAGCGTATTCTATTTTGGTGGACGAAGCATTTATATGGCCAAAAATGTCCCCTTCGGTAAGCATTTCTGTAATTATTTCTTTACCGTATTTATCTTCTCTACAAATTTTAACTGTACCGTATTTAAGTATGAATATTTTTTTGACTTCCGACTCTGAAAAAAAAATAATGTCATTTTTTTCAGCAGACTTCATATGTGAAATGATACAAAGGTCTTCTACTTCGTTTTTGCTTAACTGATCAAACAACTTATGGTTTCTCAAATACCAATATTTATTGTCTTCTGTCATTTAGTATTGTAGGCGAGTAAAAATAATTGTTGAATAGCAATGGCAATGAATAAGAATGAAAGTGCTTTAAAATAAAATCGGCTATTTATGTAGGTTAGCAGTTGCAATTTATATTTGTTTACAAATATAGTCAAGAGAATTAAAAATGTAAGTGCACCAAAACCTGACCCTAATATAAACGAAAAATTGTGCCATTCGGATTTAGTTTGTAAAAAATTAATTGAATTGAAAAACACATTCACAAACATCCAAAAAGGTAAAAGCTGGGGGTTAAAAAAGGCTAAAGTGAAGCCTTTGAAGATAGTTTTTAAATCGCTATGTGAATTTGCCACCTTAGATTGTACTTTTATTACACCTGGTTTTTTTGTCCAAAATACTACCGCAACGCCAATTAAAATCAATATAAAAACGTAGTGAAATACCATCTGAAATAAGAGAGACTTTTGAAAAAAGTGATTCGCATAAACTGCAAGCGTACAGTAAATGAATTCCGGTAAACTACCTCCAATTGCTACCAAAAATGCAGTACGTTGGTTTTCATGCAAAGCACTATTGATGACAAATAAGTTTACCGGCCCCAGTTGCAAAGAACCCACAAAACTCATTAAACAACTTGCTAGGAAAATAGATATAATTGAGAGCATAGTAATCAGTAAAGTTAGAGATTCTCTCACTCATTTTACCTTTGTGTTTTTCAAATAACAAAGAATCCTTTTTTTGCAAAAAACGCAGATCCCAAAGGCAGTTAAAGTAATTAACATAAAATTTACAATCATATCCAAATTAAGAGAGACTTTTTTTCAGCTTTCACTAAACTAATTCCTGTCTTGGCAATTAACCGTTTTCAGTAGGTGATTACGCGATGTAATTTTGAGGCGACAACTTAAACTTATAGCTATGAAAACAAACAATCACGATAAATTTCAAATTAGGCCCTTATTAAGAGCAATTAAGAAGACTATTGTTCAAACATTTATTTTTTTCGCTGTTTTTATATCAGGTATTTTAATGATTGACAGTATTTATCAAAACCTAAAACAATTTAGCGAACCTCAAAAAAATTACACCACAATAAATTGTCTTTTTGACTTAGTGCAGTAGGTCAATTAAAAACAGGAATTAACATCATTCTGCCAAAATTAGATTCCGGTAAATTAATCTGCTTTCACAATTATATTTTCTATTTTTACGAAATAGGACCCAAATTAGACAAAGCACGTGAGTATATTAAAAGACAAATTTCTTCTTAATCCTGAAATCACTTATTTGAATTTTGGTTCATTTGGTGCGTGTCCCAAAGTGATTTTTGAAGATTATCAAAAATGGCAAAGAGAGTTGGAAGTAGAACCGGCGCAATTTATCACAGTAAATAGTCCAGTTTATTTAAAAGGAGCGCGTGAAGCACTGGCAAACTATATTCATTGCGCTGCAGATGATTTGGTTTATGTTACAAACCCATCTTACGCAATTAACATTATTGCAAAAAGCCTTAAGCTAAATTCGGGTGATGAAATATTGAGTACCGATCTCGAATACGGTGCTTTAGATCGCACGTGGAATTATTATACAAAACAAGCTAAGGCAAAGTATGTGCGACAAAAAATTCACTTACCACTTGTAAGTAAGGAAAAACTTATTGAGGATTTTTTCGCAGGACTTAGTTCTAAAACAAAAGCCATCTTTATTAGTCATATTACCAGTAGCACAGCGTTGATATTGCCGGTAAAAGAAATATGCGCCATTGCTAAACAAAAAGGTTTACTAACGATAGTGGATGGGGCACATGTACCTGGACATATTGATTTGAATCTTTCTGAACTGGAAGCAGATATTTACACAGGAGCATGTCACAAATGGATGCTAACTGCTAAAGGTTGTTCATTTTTGTACGTGAAAAAAGAACTACAGGAATTATTTGATCCTTTAGTGGTAAGTTGGGGTTATGAAGCAGACTCTCCCTCTTCGTCACAATTTCTAGACTATCATCAAATGCAAGGCACCAGAGATATTTCAGCATTTTTAACTGTTCCAAGAGCGATTGCTTTTTTAAAGGAAAATGACTGGAAGACAGTCGCGTCAGACAGCAGAGCTCTAGTGCAAAAAAACGCGCAATTTTTTTGCGATTTAGTTGGGGCGCAACCTTTATGTCCTATTACAGACGAGTTCCTAGGACAAATGTTCAGTATACCGATTAACCCTTTGAGTGCAGAACGTTTGCAACGGTATTTGTTTCAAACCTATAACATTGAAATTCCTGTTATGGTTCATGGAGAATCAACCTATCTGCGTTATTCCATCAATGCTTTCAATACTCAAAAAGACTTAGATCACCTTTCAATAGCTTTAAAAGAAATTATTGAGGTAACGGATTTTATTGCTGTACCCGAAAGATTGAATAAGTAGAAATAAAAATGCACTTTACTAAACACCTTAAATTGTTTTTTGAATAAGTGTTTCTTAATTTCGTTTCACTGAAAGTTTATTTTTCAGCACAAGTAATTTTTTCGGTATTCTATATCAACATATTTTGTTATGCGGAAAATAAATTCGTTTACCTTTTTAACACTGAACGGTTTTTACAAAGGCCCTGGCGATGATACCAGTTGGCACAAGCACGGCGAAGAAGAAAGCAAATTTTCAGAGCAGCAACTAGAAGCTGGCAACATTCTTCTTTTTGGAAAAACCACTTTTGAAATGATGCAAAGTTTTTGGCCAACGCCCATGGCAGCTGAACTTTTCCCTAAAGTTGCTAAGGGAATGAATGAAGCAGAAAAAATTGTCATTTCAAATTCACTTAAGAAAACCGATTGGAAAAACACAAAGATTTTAAGAGGAGATATTATTAAACAAATCCAAGAATTAAAAGCAAGTAAAGGCAAAAACATCACCATTTTAGGCAGTGGAAGTATTGTATCTCTGTTAACGAACGCTGAGCTTATTGACGAATACCAAATTATGATTGATCCCGTAGCAATTACAAAAGGGACAGCTATTTTTAATAACATCACTACTAACTTAGATTTAAAGTTAACAGAGTCGAGAGTTTTTAAAAGTAGCGGTACAGTTTTGCTTACTTACAAAAAAGTATAAAACCTACTAGATATGAAAAACAAACTTTATCCCTGTTTATGGTTTGATGGAAAAGCCAAAGAAGCTGCTGAGTATTATTGCTCTATTTTTAAAAATTCAAAAATCACTTCTGAAAACCCTCTTGTGATAATTTTTGAATTAAACGGATTTAAATTTATGGGCTTGAATGGTGGACCTAATTACAAATTTTCTCCTGCAACTTCTTTCGTTATTGAATGTGATACGCAAGAAGAGATAGATCATTATTGGGAAAAATTAGGTGAAGGCGGCGTTTACAATCAATGCGGATGGCTCGATGATAAATTTGGAATGTCATGGCAAATTGTTCCTTCTATCCTTGGAAAACTCATGTCTGATCCTGAAAAATCTCAAAGAGTTATTCAGGCCTTTATGCAAATGAAAAAATTTGAGATTGAAAAACTCCTTAATGCCTAACGCGAAATAAAAAACTGAAAATCCAAAAACAAAGAATTAAGCAAACACCACCACCTTTCATTCTTTTACACTTTCTTGCCTGTATTATTGTACTGTTTAAATTTAAAGCATACATTTACTTACAATGGCTTATAAAAAATCCCTTATAACATTCCATTTCATTTTTCTATTGAGTACCGCCGTCTTTTCCCAAGACCAAGGCCTCATTGATTCCCTCCAAACCCAACTCAAGCAATTACAAACTGAAAGAACTGAACTACGTAATGGCACAATGGGTATAAAGGATAGCTCCATTGCGAAAATTTTGAACGCGCTCTGTAATGCATATCGAGATAACAATCCCGACAAAGCTCTAGATTACGGCACCCAAGCGGTGGCTTTATCCGAAAAAATTGTTTGGAAGAAGGGGATTGCACTGGCGTACAATAGTATTGGGATTGTTTATAAGAATCAGGACAATTACCCCGAGGCTTTGAAAAATTACTTTGCCTCTTTAAAAATAAAAGAAGAAATCGGGGATAAAAAAGGAATAGCAGGTTCATACAATAACATTGGAACTATATACATGGCACGGGGCAATTACCCTGAAGCCTTGAAAATGTACCTTTCTGCTTTAAAAATAAATGAAGAGACCGGCAACAAAAATTGGCTTTTAATCAATTATCGGAATATCGGGCAGATTTATCATAAGCAGGGCAATAATTCAGAAGCTTTAAAAAACTATTTTGTTGCTTTGAAAATAGCTGAAGAACTTGGGGATAAGAACCAAATAGCGGGCTCTAACGAGTATATCGCAGGTGCTTATATGGATCAGGGCAATTACACCGAAGCTTTAAAAAAGTACTTTTCTGTTTTGGAAGTAGTAGAGGAAACGGGGAAAAAAAATTCGATTGTCAGTTGTTATGGAAATATTGCTCTCATTTATGCCCTTCAGCACAACTACCTTGAAGCCCTGAAAATCACTTTTGCTGCTTTGAAAGTATCGGAAGATATCGGGGCTAAAGCGCATATAGCCGCTTCTTACATTAACATCGGGACTTACTACCTCCAGATGAACCGCGCAAAAGAAGGGAAGACATGGCTGCAAAAAGGATTGACATTAAGCAGAGCATTAGGTCGATCAGACGATATTATGGAAAACTACAAAAACCTTGCAGAAGCCGACAGCGCCTTAGGCAATTACAGAGGCGCCTTTGAAAATTACAAACTTTATATTCTATACAGAGATAGTATTTTTAATAATGAAAATACGAAAAAGCTCACTCAAACCGAAATGCAATTTGAGTTTGATAAAAAAGAAGCTTTAACAAAAGCTGAACAAGAAAAAAAAGATGCCTTGGCACTTGAAGAAATAGAAAAACAAAAATTAGTGCGTAATGGCTTTATCGGTGGCTTTACGGTGGTGCTGCTTTTTGCGGGCGTATTTTTCAGGCAGCGCAATAAAATTAAACAGGGTAACCGCGAATTACAAATCGCCAAAGAACGCGCAGAGAAATCAGAACGCTTAGAACAACAGTTCTTAGCTAACATGAGCCATGAAATTCGAACACCCATGAATGCTGTGATGGGAATGACCAACCTGGTTTTAGACTCGCCTTTAAATCCTAAACAAAAATTTTATCTCGACATCATTAAAAAATCTGCGGATAATTTATTGTACATCATCAACGATATTTTAGACCTCTCTAAAATAGAAGCTGGCAAACTCGATGTTGAAAAAATTGATTTCTCAATTGAAACCGTTAGCAAACAAGTGATGCAAACCTTACAACACAAAGCAGAAGAAAAAGGATTAGAACTGGTTTTAAATTTAGATTCTGCTCTTCCAGCTGTGGTGTTGGGTGATCCGGTGCGGCTTAATCAAATCTTAATGAACTTGGCAGGCAATGCCATTAAGTTTACCGAAAAAGGAAGCGTGGCCATTGAAGTGAAAAAAAACGCATCTGAAATTAAATTTTCAATTATAGATACCGGTATTGGCATTCCAAAAGATAAATTACAAACCGTGTTTGAAAGTTTCTCGCAGGCGAATAGTTCTGATACCCGCAAATATGGTGGCACGGGATTGGGATTAACCATTAGTCGGCAGTTAGTAGAATTAATGGGCGGCAAAATAAACATCGAAAGTAAAGAAGGCTCAGGCACTACTTTTTGGTTTAGCATGCCTTTTGAAGAAGGTTCCGAAGCAGGATTAAAACAACGGCTTGCCAAAGAAGAAAACGTGGACGGAAGCATTTTAGATGCTTTAAATATACTCGTGGTTGACGATAACGAGTACAACCGTATTGTAGCCAAAGATACTTTGGAATCAAAATCGAAAGCAAAAGTTACTGCCGTCGACAGCGCTAAAGAAGCTATAAAACTATTACAACAAAAAACATTTGATGTGGTTTTGATGGACGTTCAAATGCCGGACATGAATGGATTTGAAGCGACACAATACATCAGAACAAAATTAGACGCGCCACTCAACACCATTCCCATTGTGGCTTTAACAGCCAGTGTACTAAGAGCTGATTTGGATAAATGTACCGCTGCGGGTATGAACTCTTATATTCCAAAACCTTTTAAGACTTCGCAACTCATTGCAGGCATTGCGCAGGTGTTAAATATTGAATTAGTAATCAGCAAGGAAACCCAATCTGAAACAAATAAACCAGAAACAAGAAATTCACAAATCACCAATCTCGATTATTTGCATAAATTTTGCGAAGGCGATAAAACAAAAATGAAAAAGTACATTGGTCTTTATACATCTGCAGCACCAACATTAATCTCCAACATTAACGATGCCCTCAAAAAAAATAATTTAGAAGAACTCGCCAATCAAATTCACGGCTTTAAAACCAAGTGGATTATGATGGGCATGACAGAAACAAAAAATCTCGCCATGGAAATTGAAAATCAATGCAGAGAAGGAAAAAGCGATGAAAAGTTGTTTTCAAATATAAACGAGCTAGTAAGCCAAATTAGAACGTCGATAAGTGAGTTATCATAGAAATTATTGATTTTATAGAATATTAATTAACTTTAAACATCATAAAAAACAAGAAATGGAATTTACAAAACCAATAAAAATATTCGTTGTAGATGACGACGTGATGTTAACCGAAGCCTTAAGTGATTATCTTACCCGAAAGGTAGCTCATCAAGTTTCTTGTTTTCACACCGGCGAAGAAGCTTTGAGGCGAATTGGCGACAACCCGGACATCGTTATACTTGATTTTTATATGAACACTGTGAAAAAGGATGCTGCTACTGGTTTGGAAATATTGGAAGTAATTCACAAACATTATCCTAGCACAATGGTAATCATGCTTTCGAGTCAGGAAAGTTACGTGAAGGCTGCTCAAACTATTTCAAAAGGAGCGATTCAATATGTGATTAAAGATGAAGATGCATTTGAAAAAATCATGCAACAAATCGAAAGTATGTAATTCGAAAACTCTATTCGGTTTTTATTGAAATACTTTATTTAAAGCAATTAACGAGCTTTAAGCCCACTGGTTCTTTCAAATTTTTACGATTTGATTATGTTTTTTTGTAAGCTCCAGCTTTCAAAAGGCAGTAAATATGATTAACTTAGTTAAATGAAAAAACTTTTACTAATTGCTTTGATTTGTTTTTCTGTTAAACTCAATGCGCAGTTTTTAGTTTCTTCAAATACCGCCATTGAATTTTGTAACGAAAGAGATTCCTGTTTAAACGCTAATAATTTTTCCTTCCTCTTTTATGATGAGAGCAAAAGCGAATTTTTCCTTAAAGTAGATTTTAGCACCTTCCGGACTGAACAAGACACTTCAAATAATTGGTTAATCAACGAGCGGGATACCTGTCTTTATTATCGCTTTATTTTTCCAAGAGAAGATTTTCCTAAACTGGGGATTGAGGAAAGGCAATCGTTTAAATTAAATGGAAAAATATTTTATAATAATAAATGGAAAGAGCAATCTATCGATTTAAGTATGTTTGCACCACAAAGCAATTTAATGAATAACACCAGCAATCCGAACAGCACTGGTTTCGAAAATTATAAAGTCAATTTCACACTTCCTTTTGTTCCAGCTAATTTCAAAAAATACAAAATACCCGCTTATAATAAACAAGTGGTGAATATTAATGTTACGCTAGGTCGCATTAACATGCTTAAACAAGGCATGGAAAGTATTTTAGATGCCGATTTTTATCAGACGACGCGCTGACCAATAACCTAACGTTTTTGATGTTTTTTGCCTATCTTTGCCTTCTTGATTAAGATAGGTAATATAGAGCTCCCCGATTTCCCATTATTATTGGCTCCCATGGAAGATGTGAGTGATCCACCTTTCCGTTATGTTTGCAAACAATATGGCGCAGACCTTATGTACACTGAGTTCATTAGCAGCGAAGGTTTAATTCGCGACGCCATTAAAAGCCGTAAAAAGCTCGATATTTTTGATTACGAACGTCCTATTGGCATTCAAATTTTTGGTGGAGACGAAGAAGCAATGGCTATGTCAGCTAAAATAGTCGATGCCACACAACCCGATATTGTAGATATTAATTTTGGTTGCCCCGTTAAAAAGGTAGTTTGTAAAGGCGCTGGTGCTGGGGTTTTAAAGGATGTAGACTTAATGGTGCGTTTAACAAAAGCAGTTATAAAAAGTACCTCTTTACCAGTAACAGTTAAAACGCGCTTGGGCTGGGACGAGTCTATGATTAACATTATGGAAGTTGCTGAACGCCTTCAGGACATTGGTGTGCAAGCTCTGGCGATACATGGTCGCACCCGCGCGCAAATGTATAAAGGCAGTGCCAACTGGAAATACATTGCAGATGTAAAAAATAATCCACGCATAAAAATTCCAATATTTGGAAACGGTGATATTGATTCTCCTGAAAAAGCTCTGGAGTATAAAAACAAGTATGGTATTGATGGGATCATGATTGGACGTGCTGCAATTGGTTATCCATGGATTTTTAACGAGATCAAACATTATTTTAAAACAGGTGAACATTTACCTAAACCAATTTTGCAGAATCGTGTGGATGTGGCTAAAACACACGTTTTAAAATCGGTTGAATGGAAAGGTGAAAAATTAGGTCTGTTAGAGATGCGCAATCATTACGCAAATTATTTTAAAGGCATTCCGAATTTTAAAGAAACCCGTACTAAGTTAGTTACCTTGAGTTCTACTTCTGAAATTATAGAGGTTTTGGATAGCGTGCTTCATATGCCGGAATTGTTGGCGGTTTAGTGTTTCTATTTAGTCGACACTCAAAAAAGTCTCTTCCCTTTTTTAGAACTTACTTTTCTTCCTTGATGAAGAAAAGTAACAAAAGAAATCAAGGCGATTTGCCAACCTGAATTTTTCGCTAAATGCCTAAACCCACAACCCACTTAACGATCCCGAAAGCTTTCGAATTGGCGTCAAGTTAAAAATGCCACTTTATCGGTAAAGTTCGCTCTATTCCTTGTTTCGTAGGTTATTAATCTTCGACTATTATTAAGTTGTACTTGACTTAAGGTCCAATCCGATCGCGGCATTAATCCTACAATAAATCTTGTTGTTTTTATTAAGCTTATACCCTTAAATGTTTTTATTGCTAGTCGGTATACAGGCATTATAAATAAGACAGTCAAAAGTAAGGTGAGGTAAATAATTGCTTCAGGAATAAATGGTCGGTTTAGTCTTTTAGGGATGTTTTTTTCTAATTTTAGATGACTTTTCCATGATTTAAAAACTATTTCTATATGCCACCTTATTTTGTAAATATCTTGTATTACTTGTGGTTCAAGGTCTGCACAAGAACTTACAAAAACATCCCATCCTAATAAATGAAGTTTTTCTATTGTAAGTTTTTTTCTTCTGTCACGATCCTGAATAGCGCATTTTTGTCTATAGCTTGCTGTTTTACGATCTAATTTAATTGCAAAAAGTGTAACAGGTACTTTTTCTTCTTTACCTAAAAGAACAGTCTGTTTCAAATACTTTTTGTTTTTTAATAGCTTCTTCAAATCAATGAGTTGATTGTTATGTGGGAAAAACAAATGAACATCTTTTCGTAATGGACAAATAAAATGCGCTCCTTTCTTAAGAATCTCTTTAAGAGATCTTAAAACAAAATAACCTAAATCCCTTACTATTAAGTCGCCCGCGCTAATATATTGCAAGATGTCAGCGGAAGCTGCCTGATCATTTCTGGTAAAAGAAGTAACCATTAGTTCTTCAAATGTATTCTTCATTAAATTATAGATAACCTGAATCTTCGCAACGGAGTGATTACCTGTGTAAGTTTTATTTCCCTGATAAAATTCATACAATGAGCTTGGTAAGTGAATACAGGTGCTATCTTGAATGTAAACATTACTGAATTTTTTCATGAATTTATTTACCGTGCGCTTAGAATTAAAAGATCTATTTAAAAGTTCGCGACATAAATTTATAAAATCAGCATCAACTCGCTCAAAAATAGCCTGTTTCGAAATCGGTTTATTTATAAGTTGACTTAGATGAAAAGCCCAGCCAGAAAGAGAAAACGAACCATTTAGGTTACAATTGTAAAAACTCAAAATCAAATTTAAAGGATCGATTTTTTTGGTTCGTCGCTTTTGAAAATTGCATGAATGAGAAAGTGAATAAATTCTTAATTCTTTTAGTCTTTCTTTTAAAGAGATAATTTTATTTTTGAAATGGTTTCCTGTGCGCATATTTTGTTTTGTTAGCGCAATTAAAATACAGCAAGCAGGAAACTTTTTTATCCCTCTATCTTCTTAATTATCAATACATAAAAGTTAATTTCATTAGAATTACCTTGACGCCAATTCGAAAGCTTTCGGGACGGGTTCGCACCAAATCGCCGTTCGCTACCGCACTATCCTAGACGTAACCAGAACCCAAAAAAATTAATTTAATCCGGCGGAAAAAAAATTGCAGACATGCCTCATAAACTAAAAAAAATCCGTTTAAATAAAAATAATATTTGTTGACTTTGTTGCCGAGGGTTTTGAAACTCAACTATTTAAAAAGCGTACTTAACCGAGGAAAAACATCCTCATCTTTTTGTATCCAATTAATTTCCACACCTTCCTTTTCCATTTTACGAAACCAGGTCATTTGCCTTTTAGAGTATTGAAAAATGGCTGTTTGTAATTGAACAAATAACTCCTCTTTTGAGATTTCTTTTTTTAGGTAACGCGATACAAATTTATACTCTAAACCAAATAATTCCAATCGCTCATGGGTAATGCCTTTACTTAATAAAT
This region includes:
- a CDS encoding Crp/Fnr family transcriptional regulator, translating into MTEDNKYWYLRNHKLFDQLSKNEVEDLCIISHMKSAEKNDIIFFSESEVKKIFILKYGTVKICREDKYGKEIITEMLTEGDIFGHINASSTKIEYAKVLSDQVKLCFFEIDNFKSVLKNNPNLSLKYADAVNEKLISFQQKYEDLIFKDVDTRVLDFFKNYASHHGKVTGNMVEMEMMLTHQDIADYTASSRQSVTTIINKLVEKGKIVYEGRKKVIIPNIKDL
- a CDS encoding LysE family transporter, translating into MLSIISIFLASCLMSFVGSLQLGPVNLFVINSALHENQRTAFLVAIGGSLPEFIYCTLAVYANHFFQKSLLFQMVFHYVFILILIGVAVVFWTKKPGVIKVQSKVANSHSDLKTIFKGFTLAFFNPQLLPFWMFVNVFFNSINFLQTKSEWHNFSFILGSGFGALTFLILLTIFVNKYKLQLLTYINSRFYFKALSFLFIAIAIQQLFLLAYNTK
- a CDS encoding aminotransferase class V-fold PLP-dependent enzyme — its product is MSILKDKFLLNPEITYLNFGSFGACPKVIFEDYQKWQRELEVEPAQFITVNSPVYLKGAREALANYIHCAADDLVYVTNPSYAINIIAKSLKLNSGDEILSTDLEYGALDRTWNYYTKQAKAKYVRQKIHLPLVSKEKLIEDFFAGLSSKTKAIFISHITSSTALILPVKEICAIAKQKGLLTIVDGAHVPGHIDLNLSELEADIYTGACHKWMLTAKGCSFLYVKKELQELFDPLVVSWGYEADSPSSSQFLDYHQMQGTRDISAFLTVPRAIAFLKENDWKTVASDSRALVQKNAQFFCDLVGAQPLCPITDEFLGQMFSIPINPLSAERLQRYLFQTYNIEIPVMVHGESTYLRYSINAFNTQKDLDHLSIALKEIIEVTDFIAVPERLNK
- a CDS encoding dihydrofolate reductase family protein: MRKINSFTFLTLNGFYKGPGDDTSWHKHGEEESKFSEQQLEAGNILLFGKTTFEMMQSFWPTPMAAELFPKVAKGMNEAEKIVISNSLKKTDWKNTKILRGDIIKQIQELKASKGKNITILGSGSIVSLLTNAELIDEYQIMIDPVAITKGTAIFNNITTNLDLKLTESRVFKSSGTVLLTYKKV
- a CDS encoding VOC family protein, with translation MKNKLYPCLWFDGKAKEAAEYYCSIFKNSKITSENPLVIIFELNGFKFMGLNGGPNYKFSPATSFVIECDTQEEIDHYWEKLGEGGVYNQCGWLDDKFGMSWQIVPSILGKLMSDPEKSQRVIQAFMQMKKFEIEKLLNA
- a CDS encoding tetratricopeptide repeat protein — its product is MGIKDSSIAKILNALCNAYRDNNPDKALDYGTQAVALSEKIVWKKGIALAYNSIGIVYKNQDNYPEALKNYFASLKIKEEIGDKKGIAGSYNNIGTIYMARGNYPEALKMYLSALKINEETGNKNWLLINYRNIGQIYHKQGNNSEALKNYFVALKIAEELGDKNQIAGSNEYIAGAYMDQGNYTEALKKYFSVLEVVEETGKKNSIVSCYGNIALIYALQHNYLEALKITFAALKVSEDIGAKAHIAASYINIGTYYLQMNRAKEGKTWLQKGLTLSRALGRSDDIMENYKNLAEADSALGNYRGAFENYKLYILYRDSIFNNENTKKLTQTEMQFEFDKKEALTKAEQEKKDALALEEIEKQKLVRNGFIGGFTVVLLFAGVFFRQRNKIKQGNRELQIAKERAEKSERLEQQFLANMSHEIRTPMNAVMGMTNLVLDSPLNPKQKFYLDIIKKSADNLLYIINDILDLSKIEAGKLDVEKIDFSIETVSKQVMQTLQHKAEEKGLELVLNLDSALPAVVLGDPVRLNQILMNLAGNAIKFTEKGSVAIEVKKNASEIKFSIIDTGIGIPKDKLQTVFESFSQANSSDTRKYGGTGLGLTISRQLVELMGGKINIESKEGSGTTFWFSMPFEEGSEAGLKQRLAKEENVDGSILDALNILVVDDNEYNRIVAKDTLESKSKAKVTAVDSAKEAIKLLQQKTFDVVLMDVQMPDMNGFEATQYIRTKLDAPLNTIPIVALTASVLRADLDKCTAAGMNSYIPKPFKTSQLIAGIAQVLNIELVISKETQSETNKPETRNSQITNLDYLHKFCEGDKTKMKKYIGLYTSAAPTLISNINDALKKNNLEELANQIHGFKTKWIMMGMTETKNLAMEIENQCREGKSDEKLFSNINELVSQIRTSISELS
- a CDS encoding response regulator, with product MEFTKPIKIFVVDDDVMLTEALSDYLTRKVAHQVSCFHTGEEALRRIGDNPDIVILDFYMNTVKKDAATGLEILEVIHKHYPSTMVIMLSSQESYVKAAQTISKGAIQYVIKDEDAFEKIMQQIESM
- the dusB gene encoding tRNA dihydrouridine synthase DusB, which encodes MIKIGNIELPDFPLLLAPMEDVSDPPFRYVCKQYGADLMYTEFISSEGLIRDAIKSRKKLDIFDYERPIGIQIFGGDEEAMAMSAKIVDATQPDIVDINFGCPVKKVVCKGAGAGVLKDVDLMVRLTKAVIKSTSLPVTVKTRLGWDESMINIMEVAERLQDIGVQALAIHGRTRAQMYKGSANWKYIADVKNNPRIKIPIFGNGDIDSPEKALEYKNKYGIDGIMIGRAAIGYPWIFNEIKHYFKTGEHLPKPILQNRVDVAKTHVLKSVEWKGEKLGLLEMRNHYANYFKGIPNFKETRTKLVTLSSTSEIIEVLDSVLHMPELLAV
- a CDS encoding IS4 family transposase, which produces MRTGNHFKNKIISLKERLKELRIYSLSHSCNFQKRRTKKIDPLNLILSFYNCNLNGSFSLSGWAFHLSQLINKPISKQAIFERVDADFINLCRELLNRSFNSKRTVNKFMKKFSNVYIQDSTCIHLPSSLYEFYQGNKTYTGNHSVAKIQVIYNLMKNTFEELMVTSFTRNDQAASADILQYISAGDLIVRDLGYFVLRSLKEILKKGAHFICPLRKDVHLFFPHNNQLIDLKKLLKNKKYLKQTVLLGKEEKVPVTLFAIKLDRKTASYRQKCAIQDRDRRKKLTIEKLHLLGWDVFVSSCADLEPQVIQDIYKIRWHIEIVFKSWKSHLKLEKNIPKRLNRPFIPEAIIYLTLLLTVLFIMPVYRLAIKTFKGISLIKTTRFIVGLMPRSDWTLSQVQLNNSRRLITYETRNRANFTDKVAFLT